The Mytilus galloprovincialis chromosome 2, xbMytGall1.hap1.1, whole genome shotgun sequence genome has a window encoding:
- the LOC143065307 gene encoding 26S proteasome regulatory subunit 8 encodes MKSKSTKIYNYSAKMDQKMEVDDSTVNHEGIKQYYISKIEDLQLVNTEKTQNLRRLEAQRNELNAKVRMLREELQLLQEQGSYVGEVVKAMDKKKVLVKVHPEGKFVVDLDKNIDINDITPNCRVALRNDSYALHKILPNKVDPLVSLMMVEKVPDSTYEMVGGLDKQIKEIKEVIELPVKHPELFEALGIAQPKGVLLYGPPGTGKTLLARAVAHHTECTFIRVSGSELVQKFIGEGSRMVRELFVMAREHAPSIIFMDEIDSIGSSRLEGGSGGDSEVQRTMLELLNQLDGFEPKQNIKVIMATNRIDILDSALLRPGRIDRKIEFPPPNEEARADILKIHSRKMNLTRGINLRKIAEMMPGASGAEVKGVCTEAGMYALRERRVHVTQEDFELAVAKVMQKDSEKNMSIKKQWK; translated from the exons AAAATGGAAGTTGATGACAGTACAGTAAACCATGAAGGAATCAAACAGTATTACATCAGTAAAATTGAAGATTTACAG TTAGTAAATACAGAAAAGACACAGAATTTAAGAAGATTAGAGGCCCAAAGAAATGAATTAAATGCAAAAG TTCGAATGTTGAGAGAAGAATTACAACTTCTACAAGAGCAAGGATCCTATGTTGGTGAAGTAGTTAAAGCAATGGACAAGAAAAAAGTGTTAGTTAAg GTGCATCCAGAAGGAAAGTTTGTAGTAGACTTAGACAAAAACATTGATATCAATGATATAACACCAAACTGTAGAGTGGCCCTCAGAAATGATAGTTATGCTCTTCACAAAATATTACCTAATAAG GTGGATCCATTAGTCAGTTTGATGATGGTAGAGAAAGTCCCAGATTCTACATATGAGATGGTTGGAGGATTAGATAAACAGATTAAAGAGATCAAAGAAGTTATAGAATTGCCCGTAAAGCATCCAGAACTATTTGAGGCATTAGGAATAGCACAGCCAAAG GGTGTCCTTTTATATGGACCACCTGGCACAGGAAAGACTTTACTGGCTAGGGCTGTAGCCCATCATACAGAATGTACCTTCATCAGAGTCTCAGGGTCGGAATTGGTCCAAAAGTTTATTGGTGAGGGGTCCAGAATGGTTAGAGAGTTATTTGTTATGGCAAG AGAGCATGCTCCTTCAATTATTTTCATGGATGAAATTGATTCCATTGGATCATCACGTCTGGAGGGAGGATCTGGCG GAGACAGTGAAGTACAGAGAACTATGTTAGAATTATTGAATCAGTTAGATGGATTTGaaccaaaacaaaatattaag GTCATTATGGCAACAAACAGAATAGATATATTAGATTCTGCTTTATTACGACCTGGAAGAATTGACAGAAAAATAGAATTTCCACCACCAAACGAAGAA GCCAGAGCAGATATCCTCAAAATTCACTCTAGAAAAATGAATTTAACTAGAGGAATTAATCTTAGAAAAATAGCAGAAATGATGCCTGGAGCTTCAGGTGCTGAGGTCAAG GGAGTGTGCACAGAAGCAGGAATGTATGCTTTGAGAGAAAGAAGAGTACATGTCACACAAGAAGATTTTGAATTAGCTGTAGCTAAG